One Pyrofollis japonicus DNA window includes the following coding sequences:
- a CDS encoding TFIIB-type zinc ribbon-containing protein: protein MRLQRCPYCGSDKVIIDYERGIIVCKECGSVIEDTLFDYTLSYSDKKFRKKTVTKIEKRYTIYEREQINFLFINLKLSRRISNILRENDPKIIAEALDIIKYDIEIIKNECINQLLRKLQGTNKLIALEMAKQLSDGEYPLSSYYVRAYKVTKNTVTQILKKVRRCIEHR from the coding sequence ATGAGGTTGCAGCGCTGCCCTTATTGTGGATCCGACAAGGTAATCATCGACTATGAACGAGGAATAATAGTTTGTAAGGAATGCGGAAGTGTTATTGAAGACACTTTATTTGATTACACACTAAGCTATAGTGACAAGAAATTTCGTAAAAAAACAGTTACAAAAATAGAGAAAAGATATACAATATATGAAAGAGAACAAATCAATTTTTTATTTATTAATCTTAAATTATCAAGAAGAATAAGTAATATATTAAGAGAAAATGATCCAAAAATAATAGCCGAAGCACTAGATATAATAAAATATGACATTGAAATAATCAAAAATGAGTGCATAAATCAGCTTCTTCGGAAGCTTCAGGGAACCAATAAGCTAATAGCACTTGAAATGGCAAAACAACTTAGTGACGGTGAATACCCGTTATCATCATACTATGTTCGGGCATATAAAGTTACAAAAAACACAGTCACACAAATTCTCAAAAAAGTTCGTAGATGCATTGAGCATAGGTAA
- a CDS encoding NOG1 family protein has product MQTEKASPEWIQRHKEAIRLVETVRMLKNIYIYSSDELVKIVGERYRKVKKRRRGIAGRKELELKRLEVVYSTVYSRLHRIAKLPMSNELSSFHKALIESFLGDSYDKALMRVRRALKLIKEFWNEYKLLILSAQDAREAAKYRREGSGRILSVVRRLKRELEILKKAHHELLTTHVISEGLPVVIVAGIPSSGKSTLVKLVSTAEPEIAPYPFTTKTIIVGKAKYRDIMFYIVDTPGILERPSYMHNEVEKKAYAALKTLPNIIVYIFDPSEERVQDLDEQIKLLKDIFENVVSKRSAGLILVLNKIDLTTNINTFIEKIRNSIPEIFRYEKTCSENIIPISALHGTGVDALKEAIYACLRITAPWIFAK; this is encoded by the coding sequence ATGCAAACCGAAAAAGCATCACCAGAATGGATACAGAGACACAAAGAAGCTATTCGGCTAGTCGAGACCGTAAGAATGTTAAAGAATATATACATATACAGTTCCGATGAGCTTGTGAAAATAGTTGGCGAGCGGTATAGAAAGGTGAAGAAAAGGCGAAGAGGAATAGCAGGACGAAAAGAACTTGAGCTAAAAAGATTAGAAGTAGTATATAGTACTGTTTACTCAAGGTTGCATAGAATAGCTAAGCTACCAATGAGCAACGAACTTAGTAGTTTCCATAAAGCATTAATAGAGTCCTTCCTAGGCGATAGTTATGATAAAGCCCTTATGAGGGTAAGGCGAGCGCTTAAACTCATAAAGGAGTTCTGGAATGAATATAAGCTATTGATACTATCAGCTCAGGATGCGAGAGAGGCGGCAAAGTATAGAAGGGAAGGTAGCGGCCGTATACTCTCTGTTGTTAGAAGGCTGAAGAGGGAGCTCGAGATACTAAAAAAAGCTCACCACGAACTACTCACAACCCATGTAATATCGGAAGGCTTGCCCGTAGTTATCGTAGCAGGTATACCAAGTTCAGGAAAGTCAACCCTTGTAAAACTCGTGTCAACGGCCGAACCCGAAATAGCTCCTTATCCCTTCACTACAAAAACTATTATAGTTGGCAAGGCGAAGTATAGAGACATAATGTTTTATATTGTTGATACGCCCGGTATACTCGAAAGACCTTCATACATGCATAACGAGGTAGAGAAGAAAGCATATGCTGCCCTAAAAACCCTTCCGAATATCATAGTATACATATTCGATCCGTCGGAGGAACGCGTCCAAGACCTTGATGAACAAATCAAGCTCTTAAAGGATATATTTGAGAATGTTGTAAGCAAACGTTCAGCCGGGTTAATTCTTGTTCTGAATAAGATCGATTTAACTACTAATATAAATACATTCATAGAAAAAATTAGAAATAGTATTCCTGAAATTTTTAGGTACGAAAAAACATGCTCTGAGAACATAATTCCTATTTCAGCTCTCCACGGAACAGGAGTTGATGCTTTAAAAGAGGCCATATACGCGTGTCTACGAATAACCGCCCCATGGATTTTTGCAAAATAA
- the rtcA gene encoding RNA 3'-terminal phosphate cyclase has translation MIVIDGSMGEGGGQILRTALALAALLGKEIKIVNIRAKRPRPGLQRQHMVSVRAVAELSNAKVEGLRLGSTEIVFRPGGLRGGSFRFDIGTAGSITLVLQAIMPIAAFAPSPIRVEIRGGTDVPWSPPIDYIRFVFSRILEKFGYNYNVHVKRRGHYPKGGGIVVFEVAHPPRRLNSAKLDFRGEVKAIEGISHAVKLPRHVAERQARSAEQLLRSKLGDIPIKISIEWYEPSRDPHLGPGSGIVLWAYTERSILGGDSLGARGKPAEKVGSEAAERLYEDLLTGKALDRHASDMVLPYAALACGTSLIGGARLTLHAWTNIELIKKLVPEAKIKYIEGGNIGKPFLLNVEGICLSK, from the coding sequence ATGATTGTAATCGATGGAAGCATGGGTGAAGGTGGTGGCCAAATTCTTCGGACAGCATTAGCTCTTGCAGCACTTCTAGGAAAAGAAATTAAAATAGTAAACATTAGGGCTAAGAGGCCGCGTCCTGGGCTACAACGACAGCATATGGTATCTGTTCGTGCTGTGGCAGAGCTGTCTAATGCCAAGGTTGAGGGGCTTCGACTCGGATCAACAGAGATAGTATTCCGTCCTGGCGGGTTGCGTGGGGGGAGTTTTCGATTTGATATAGGAACTGCAGGAAGTATTACATTGGTGCTACAAGCCATTATGCCTATAGCAGCTTTTGCCCCTTCCCCAATACGTGTCGAAATTCGCGGCGGCACCGATGTCCCTTGGAGCCCTCCAATAGATTACATTAGGTTTGTCTTTTCCCGAATACTTGAAAAGTTTGGATACAATTATAACGTGCATGTTAAGCGTAGGGGGCATTATCCTAAAGGTGGGGGTATAGTTGTTTTTGAGGTAGCTCATCCACCTAGGCGCCTTAATTCAGCAAAGCTCGACTTTAGGGGGGAAGTTAAGGCGATTGAAGGAATTTCTCATGCAGTAAAGCTTCCCCGTCATGTTGCGGAGAGACAAGCTCGTAGTGCTGAACAATTACTGCGGAGCAAGCTCGGCGATATACCCATAAAGATAAGCATTGAATGGTATGAACCTAGTCGTGATCCACATCTCGGCCCAGGTAGTGGAATAGTCTTATGGGCTTATACTGAAAGATCAATTTTGGGCGGAGATTCTCTCGGAGCGCGTGGAAAACCTGCTGAAAAAGTGGGTAGTGAGGCAGCTGAAAGGCTTTACGAGGACCTATTAACTGGTAAGGCGCTTGATAGGCATGCATCGGACATGGTTTTACCCTATGCTGCACTGGCTTGTGGTACTTCATTAATAGGCGGAGCAAGGCTGACTCTTCATGCATGGACAAACATTGAACTTATTAAGAAGCTCGTCCCGGAGGCAAAGATAAAATATATTGAAGGAGGTAATATAGGTAAGCCGTTTCTCCTAAATGTTGAAGGGATATGCTTGTCTAAATAA
- a CDS encoding nicotinamide-nucleotide adenylyltransferase, translated as MVKRGLFVGRFQPPHLGHIEVIKWCFRHVDELVIVIGSAQESHTLKNPFTAGERIEMLRLALRDAGIRADKVYLIPVPDIAMNFVWPRYVELFAPRFQIVFTRNPLVARLFSEYGYKIVEPPSFSREEYSATHVRELMLAGNDRWRQLVPRSVEKYIDNIKGVERLQQIAMKD; from the coding sequence ATAGTGAAGCGCGGCCTCTTTGTTGGTCGTTTCCAACCCCCTCATCTGGGTCACATAGAGGTTATAAAATGGTGCTTCAGACATGTTGATGAGTTAGTCATCGTTATCGGATCGGCTCAAGAAAGCCACACTCTTAAGAATCCGTTTACCGCAGGAGAACGTATTGAAATGCTTAGATTGGCTCTTCGAGATGCCGGTATAAGGGCGGACAAGGTATACTTAATACCAGTACCCGATATAGCCATGAACTTTGTTTGGCCTAGATACGTTGAACTATTTGCTCCTAGATTCCAAATCGTATTTACGCGTAACCCTCTTGTTGCCCGGTTGTTCAGCGAGTATGGCTACAAAATAGTAGAACCACCAAGCTTTAGCAGAGAGGAATATAGCGCTACACATGTCCGTGAGCTAATGCTTGCTGGCAACGATAGGTGGCGGCAACTCGTTCCGCGTAGCGTTGAGAAGTATATTGATAATATTAAAGGTGTTGAGCGTTTACAACAGATAGCAATGAAGGATTAA
- a CDS encoding RsmB/NOP family class I SAM-dependent RNA methyltransferase, whose product MSGTKWHQGSNADATLKNLFKKSVNTLYEELLSIIEKHSGQATRITEKYPWIHVHQAARYIELLSERDFELIMSTRITYKSIRINTLITTREDLTTRLIRKGVQLRSHPFINYGLLIDYSPYPVGALHEYILGLYTLQGPASMMAVPALSPENSKHVLDMCAGAGIKTTQISQHNPNAAIIALDINRRKLIALKNNASRLHADNIIAINMDARQASRLGTFDAILLDAPCSGEGLIVFREKAKPRTAEDIISRVELELELLNEALNAAQKNSIIVYATCSMSFEENEYVVGTLLEARGDFELEDPPIRGGVNGFTRYGSIRVDNSLSKCRRYFPHLHGTEGFTICRLRKTR is encoded by the coding sequence ATGAGCGGCACTAAGTGGCACCAAGGCTCAAATGCTGATGCTACTCTAAAAAATCTCTTCAAGAAAAGTGTGAATACTCTATACGAAGAGCTGTTATCGATAATAGAGAAACATAGTGGCCAAGCTACAAGGATAACTGAGAAATATCCATGGATACATGTACACCAAGCTGCACGTTATATAGAATTACTATCCGAAAGAGACTTTGAATTGATAATGAGCACTAGGATAACTTATAAATCAATACGCATAAACACATTGATTACGACTAGAGAAGATCTTACCACGAGACTTATAAGGAAAGGAGTACAACTTAGAAGCCATCCATTCATCAACTATGGGCTATTAATTGATTACTCTCCATACCCTGTCGGTGCTCTCCACGAGTACATTCTCGGATTATATACCTTGCAAGGCCCAGCATCAATGATGGCAGTGCCAGCCCTATCCCCAGAGAACTCGAAACACGTCCTTGACATGTGTGCAGGCGCTGGAATAAAGACGACACAAATTTCACAACATAATCCAAATGCAGCTATAATCGCTTTGGACATAAACCGTAGGAAATTGATTGCGCTAAAAAATAACGCTAGCCGATTACATGCGGACAATATTATAGCCATCAATATGGATGCGCGTCAAGCCTCTAGACTAGGTACCTTTGACGCAATACTGTTAGACGCTCCGTGCAGCGGAGAAGGCCTTATTGTTTTTAGAGAAAAAGCAAAACCTCGTACTGCTGAAGACATTATTTCACGTGTCGAACTAGAACTTGAATTGCTAAATGAGGCGCTCAACGCAGCGCAAAAGAACTCTATAATAGTATATGCTACATGTAGTATGAGTTTCGAAGAAAACGAGTACGTAGTGGGAACATTGTTAGAAGCCCGGGGTGATTTCGAACTAGAAGATCCACCTATACGTGGCGGCGTGAACGGATTTACAAGGTATGGCAGCATACGTGTTGACAACTCGCTCTCCAAGTGTCGCAGATACTTTCCGCACTTGCATGGTACTGAGGGTTTCACAATATGCAGGTTAAGAAAGACACGTTAA
- a CDS encoding FKBP-type peptidyl-prolyl cis-trans isomerase, which produces MALKDGDFVLVEYSLRVKETGKLIDTTSEEEARKEGIYDPRERYGPRLVIVGEGRLLPGLEKALKELDEGAEKTLEIQPEDAFGKRDPSKIKILPRNTFIKSGVVPEPGKIVEINGQLAVIRSITGGRVVVDFNHPLAGRVIEAKIKVVKILKAPDEKLLHLLLRRLPPTIKDEDIKVDYNPDEKKARVYMDEKALGIQDLQAAKRIVVLEAAKYLKDDIKEIEFVEKVRLEREEKKETEAKEEQSGTKEQEEKQQTGEKAEQQA; this is translated from the coding sequence ATGGCATTGAAAGATGGGGACTTTGTCCTAGTAGAGTATAGTTTACGAGTAAAAGAGACAGGAAAGCTAATAGATACTACAAGCGAAGAGGAGGCTAGGAAAGAAGGAATCTACGATCCAAGGGAAAGATACGGGCCACGCCTAGTAATCGTTGGCGAGGGACGACTATTACCAGGACTAGAAAAAGCGCTCAAAGAGCTAGACGAAGGAGCGGAAAAGACACTTGAAATACAACCAGAGGACGCTTTCGGAAAACGCGATCCCTCAAAGATAAAAATTCTGCCAAGAAACACTTTCATTAAAAGCGGCGTAGTACCCGAGCCGGGCAAAATCGTCGAAATAAATGGCCAACTAGCTGTAATACGAAGCATTACAGGCGGAAGGGTAGTAGTAGACTTTAATCATCCCCTGGCTGGGCGAGTCATTGAGGCAAAAATAAAGGTTGTAAAGATTCTCAAAGCACCAGATGAGAAGCTTCTACATCTTTTACTCAGAAGACTACCGCCTACAATAAAGGACGAAGATATCAAGGTCGACTATAACCCAGACGAGAAAAAGGCACGTGTATACATGGATGAAAAAGCACTAGGCATACAAGACCTACAGGCAGCAAAGAGAATAGTAGTCCTGGAAGCCGCAAAATATCTCAAAGACGATATAAAAGAGATAGAATTCGTAGAAAAAGTTAGATTAGAAAGAGAGGAAAAGAAGGAAACAGAGGCTAAAGAGGAACAATCAGGGACCAAGGAACAAGAGGAAAAACAACAAACCGGAGAGAAGGCAGAGCAACAAGCCTAA
- a CDS encoding 16S rRNA methyltransferase: MTTGSPSISLVIAEAALELVPRELWGHPAVYKSARKRRKRPGEILLDRSLHHQAMQKLPSAHRRGRPDIVHIELLEALESPLARRNLIHVYIHTINDYAIFIKNNIRLPRNYNRFIGLIEQLFAEGQVPPGSEDPLMLVKPMNIRNLVNNIAQNANNCKVVAIDENGVQRKFRDIARDVATRECSIVLVKGFTNDTFSSAVLSIVDHIYTPITAVEPWLHVSRLLAHLEDLLGAS; this comes from the coding sequence TTGACCACAGGCAGCCCGTCAATCAGTTTAGTCATAGCCGAGGCTGCCCTAGAGCTAGTTCCTCGAGAGCTATGGGGCCATCCAGCAGTCTATAAGTCTGCACGAAAACGAAGAAAGAGACCAGGCGAAATACTGCTTGACAGAAGCCTGCATCATCAAGCTATGCAGAAACTACCATCAGCACATCGACGGGGCCGCCCAGACATAGTCCATATCGAACTCCTCGAAGCCTTAGAGAGTCCACTAGCTCGTAGAAACCTTATCCATGTATACATCCACACAATAAACGATTATGCCATATTTATAAAAAACAATATACGGCTTCCAAGAAACTACAATCGATTCATAGGATTAATAGAACAGCTTTTTGCGGAGGGGCAAGTACCCCCTGGTTCCGAAGATCCACTCATGCTTGTAAAACCGATGAACATTAGAAATCTGGTTAACAATATTGCTCAAAATGCGAATAACTGCAAGGTGGTAGCCATTGATGAAAACGGTGTACAGCGAAAATTCCGCGACATAGCACGAGATGTTGCAACCCGAGAATGCTCAATAGTACTCGTAAAAGGGTTCACCAATGACACATTCAGCTCCGCGGTTCTCAGCATAGTAGACCATATATACACACCTATAACAGCAGTCGAACCATGGCTACACGTATCTAGACTCCTAGCCCATCTCGAAGACTTGTTAGGCGCAAGCTAA
- a CDS encoding ribonuclease P protein component 4 — protein sequence MAQKDKIRELIKDIAYQGTKILFKEAVRQLRGGRIELARQLVRDADELRKRARLKKPLVLRRHVCKNCGIPLVPGLTATYRLRREGSITRLIVTCLICGYKHRYVLRNRRVEGRGELKEAEGAGTAATSRRHHR from the coding sequence TTGGCTCAAAAGGATAAAATAAGAGAGCTTATAAAGGATATTGCCTACCAAGGTACTAAGATACTGTTCAAGGAGGCTGTTCGCCAGCTACGTGGGGGAAGAATTGAGCTAGCTAGACAGCTAGTTAGAGATGCCGACGAGCTTCGTAAGAGGGCTCGCCTCAAAAAGCCTCTTGTTTTACGTCGGCATGTTTGCAAAAACTGCGGCATCCCACTGGTACCAGGACTTACAGCAACCTATAGGCTTAGGAGAGAGGGCTCAATAACTAGGCTTATTGTTACTTGTCTCATCTGTGGCTATAAACACCGCTACGTACTAAGGAATAGGAGGGTAGAAGGTCGTGGTGAGCTTAAAGAAGCTGAAGGAGCAGGTACAGCAGCGACGAGCAGACGTCATCATAGGTAA
- a CDS encoding YhbY family RNA-binding protein: MVSLKKLKEQVQQRRADVIIGKRGLSDAVLKEIDRRLHDKEVVKVKALKSAIKVTGLDRRQLAAKVAQLLNAVLLDVRGRTFVLYRPKTGVKNEGEKELAGQRYKAQRRASRDSGEKETWLRRSRSRQTY; this comes from the coding sequence GTGGTGAGCTTAAAGAAGCTGAAGGAGCAGGTACAGCAGCGACGAGCAGACGTCATCATAGGTAAGCGTGGGCTCAGCGATGCGGTCCTAAAAGAAATAGATAGACGTCTTCATGATAAGGAGGTTGTAAAGGTTAAGGCTTTAAAAAGCGCCATAAAGGTTACTGGGCTTGATAGACGCCAGTTAGCTGCAAAGGTAGCACAGCTACTGAATGCTGTGCTGCTTGACGTTAGAGGAAGGACTTTTGTGCTATATAGGCCGAAGACGGGCGTGAAAAACGAAGGTGAAAAAGAGCTGGCCGGTCAAAGATATAAAGCGCAGAGACGTGCAAGCCGAGATAGCGGGGAGAAGGAAACATGGTTACGGCGCTCGAGGTCCCGGCAGACCTACTAA
- a CDS encoding 30S ribosomal protein S19e has product MVTALEVPADLLIKRVAEKLKSMPQIRPPAWAFYAKTGTFKEHPPEDPEWWYYRAASILRKLYKRGTPVGIERLRTAYGGRINRGSAPEHFRKGSGAVIRKILQQLERAGLVVRIKGKGRTLSPRGRSLLDNTAYEIMKELAEQNPVLKKYLA; this is encoded by the coding sequence ATGGTTACGGCGCTCGAGGTCCCGGCAGACCTACTAATTAAGAGGGTTGCCGAGAAGCTAAAGTCAATGCCGCAGATACGCCCACCAGCTTGGGCTTTCTATGCAAAGACTGGAACTTTCAAAGAGCATCCACCAGAGGATCCAGAATGGTGGTACTATAGGGCTGCCTCGATACTCCGTAAGCTGTATAAGAGAGGCACACCTGTCGGAATAGAAAGGCTTCGCACAGCATACGGTGGCAGAATTAATAGAGGCTCTGCTCCAGAGCATTTCCGCAAAGGCTCCGGAGCCGTTATTCGGAAAATTCTCCAGCAACTAGAGAGGGCCGGACTAGTTGTCAGAATAAAAGGAAAAGGTCGCACACTTAGCCCAAGGGGAAGAAGTCTCTTAGACAATACCGCTTACGAGATTATGAAAGAGCTTGCAGAACAAAACCCAGTATTAAAGAAGTACCTAGCCTAA
- a CDS encoding DNA-binding protein, translated as MAEYYDEELEEIKRRKLMELQRRLALEEEMKRKQQEEEARREALLRTILTPEARERLANVKLVRPEIARLVEDNIIALVQSGQIKPPVDEETVKKLLALIYERTHRETRIRIKRK; from the coding sequence GTGGCAGAATACTATGACGAGGAGCTTGAAGAAATTAAGCGCCGAAAACTAATGGAGCTGCAACGCCGCCTTGCCCTCGAAGAAGAAATGAAGAGAAAGCAACAAGAAGAGGAAGCACGTAGAGAAGCACTATTACGCACAATACTTACTCCAGAGGCAAGAGAGCGCCTAGCAAATGTTAAGCTAGTACGTCCTGAAATAGCAAGGCTTGTTGAAGACAACATCATAGCTCTCGTACAATCTGGTCAAATTAAGCCTCCTGTAGACGAGGAGACTGTAAAGAAGCTTTTAGCACTCATATATGAGCGTACACACCGGGAGACACGTATAAGGATTAAAAGAAAGTAG
- a CDS encoding 50S ribosomal protein L39e — translation MAHFKPLGKKLRLAKALKQNRSVPLWVIIRTMRKFRDHPKRRHWRRVKLKA, via the coding sequence GTGGCGCACTTCAAGCCGTTAGGGAAGAAGCTTAGGCTTGCCAAAGCACTTAAACAAAACAGATCAGTACCATTATGGGTAATAATTCGTACAATGAGAAAGTTTAGAGATCATCCTAAGAGGAGGCATTGGAGAAGAGTAAAACTAAAGGCCTAA
- a CDS encoding 50S ribosomal protein L31e, translating into MPKEKKEAIYTIPVYRVYWGRRTNRAARAIRFIRKFIARHFGVDEKDVVIHNNVNEYIWSRSIERPPRRVTVKAVKDPESGKVKVVLLREAKVKAKG; encoded by the coding sequence ATGCCTAAGGAAAAGAAAGAGGCTATCTATACAATACCTGTATACAGAGTGTATTGGGGAAGACGCACTAACAGAGCTGCTAGGGCCATACGCTTCATACGCAAATTCATAGCGCGCCACTTCGGTGTAGATGAGAAAGACGTGGTGATCCACAACAACGTTAACGAATATATATGGTCAAGGAGTATAGAGAGGCCACCACGCCGTGTTACCGTAAAAGCAGTAAAGGATCCAGAAAGCGGCAAGGTAAAAGTAGTTCTCCTTAGGGAGGCTAAAGTAAAAGCAAAGGGCTAG
- a CDS encoding translation initiation factor IF-6 gives MCSLIEYLSIHGNPNIGVYVFVNNHVALVPPTITQKDKKIIEDVLGVEALETKVADMIINGVMVAGNDKGILLPRIIRPEEYDYLREHIGDKVRIEVLNIRQTALGNLIAANNRGALVSPSLDASVLKKIQEVLGVEKIIQKPLANMPTVGSMIVVTNKGGVVHPGVSDEEIKMLNDLFGVEFATATVNFGLYFVKAGLVANDKGAIVGDETTGPELMRIQQALRL, from the coding sequence GTGTGCTCGTTGATAGAGTACCTCAGTATTCACGGTAACCCTAATATAGGTGTCTACGTATTTGTCAATAACCACGTTGCACTCGTTCCTCCAACAATCACACAGAAGGATAAGAAGATAATAGAAGACGTATTGGGCGTAGAGGCTCTTGAGACAAAGGTAGCAGACATGATAATAAACGGCGTAATGGTTGCCGGCAATGATAAAGGAATACTCTTACCCAGAATAATTAGGCCAGAAGAATACGATTACCTTCGCGAACATATCGGAGACAAGGTGAGAATAGAGGTTCTAAACATTCGTCAAACAGCGCTAGGAAACCTCATAGCTGCTAATAATAGAGGCGCATTGGTATCTCCTAGCCTTGATGCGTCGGTACTAAAAAAGATACAAGAAGTTCTTGGAGTTGAAAAAATTATACAGAAACCGCTAGCCAATATGCCTACCGTCGGCTCAATGATAGTTGTTACTAACAAAGGCGGTGTAGTCCACCCCGGCGTGAGCGATGAGGAAATAAAAATGCTGAATGATTTATTCGGAGTAGAATTCGCTACGGCAACCGTGAACTTCGGACTCTACTTTGTCAAAGCAGGGCTAGTTGCAAACGACAAAGGCGCAATCGTCGGAGACGAGACAACAGGTCCCGAACTCATGAGAATACAACAAGCTTTAAGACTTTAG
- the rpl18a gene encoding 50S ribosomal protein L18Ae produces MGDVKIYLVEGKMLIRPYKMPEWWPFRKYVRALKPEHAIEKVLSELGSNHKIKRFHIRIEKVVEVPPEEVEDLQVVELSKLKGWVKP; encoded by the coding sequence ATGGGCGACGTTAAGATATACCTCGTTGAAGGAAAGATGCTAATAAGGCCATATAAAATGCCGGAGTGGTGGCCCTTCCGGAAATATGTTAGGGCTCTAAAACCAGAGCATGCTATTGAAAAGGTACTTTCAGAGCTAGGAAGCAATCATAAGATTAAGCGATTTCACATAAGAATCGAAAAGGTTGTTGAAGTGCCTCCCGAAGAAGTAGAGGACCTACAGGTAGTAGAACTTTCAAAGCTAAAAGGGTGGGTAAAGCCTTGA
- the pfdA gene encoding prefoldin subunit alpha, translating into MSKEQAITLEEAIAQLTLLENQIKQLQELVADLSARITRLSTVEEALLNLEKGSDDAFIPLDVTGTVFVRGTIMPIDRVLLHAGLDVFIEVGRDKALEVIREEKSSTSKLLDGYNRELAQLTQYYAALRSAVEQALQQARQQGQQ; encoded by the coding sequence TTGAGCAAAGAGCAGGCAATAACGCTTGAAGAAGCAATAGCCCAGCTAACGCTTCTTGAGAACCAGATTAAACAGCTCCAAGAGCTTGTAGCTGATCTTTCTGCGAGAATAACGAGGCTTTCTACTGTAGAGGAAGCATTGCTAAACCTCGAAAAGGGGTCAGATGATGCCTTCATACCACTTGATGTTACTGGTACTGTATTCGTTAGAGGCACCATAATGCCTATTGACAGAGTTCTGCTTCACGCAGGCCTAGATGTGTTCATCGAAGTTGGCCGTGACAAAGCCCTCGAGGTTATCCGGGAAGAAAAGTCTAGCACATCAAAGCTATTAGATGGCTATAACCGTGAATTAGCACAGCTTACACAATACTATGCTGCACTACGTTCTGCGGTAGAACAAGCACTACAGCAGGCTAGGCAGCAAGGACAGCAATAG
- the ftsY gene encoding signal recognition particle-docking protein FtsY — protein sequence MVFNRIKKAFKKFVDTVSETVATKEVKEEDIEPIIDELIISLVESDVALEVAEEIANKLKKRLVGTRVPRLKDVREYVISALAETIKEIVSRNYKPIDLIVEAKTRQPSNPLRILFFGVNGVGKTTTIAKFAYMFKKNSITPVIAAADTYRAGAQEQLRMHAEKLNVPFIGGRYGADPASVVYDAIEYARARGYRVVLADTAGRMHTDRDLMEELRKITKVAKPDYKVLVVDALTGNDAVDQARFFEEAVGIDFVVLTKVDADVKGGTALTIAATIDKPILYLGVGQRYEDLEPFDPERYVKKLLEGIS from the coding sequence ATGGTATTTAATAGGATTAAGAAAGCATTTAAGAAATTCGTTGATACGGTAAGCGAGACTGTAGCGACAAAAGAAGTAAAGGAGGAGGATATCGAGCCTATAATTGATGAACTCATAATAAGTCTTGTCGAGAGCGACGTGGCGCTAGAAGTTGCAGAAGAGATAGCAAATAAGCTCAAGAAGCGGCTTGTTGGCACAAGGGTGCCTAGGCTAAAGGATGTAAGGGAATATGTCATCTCTGCGCTAGCAGAGACTATAAAGGAGATAGTGTCACGCAACTATAAACCAATCGACCTCATAGTTGAGGCTAAGACGAGGCAACCGAGTAATCCATTAAGGATACTATTCTTTGGAGTTAACGGAGTAGGCAAGACAACAACTATTGCAAAATTCGCGTACATGTTCAAGAAGAATAGTATTACACCTGTCATAGCCGCAGCTGATACATATAGAGCAGGCGCGCAGGAACAGCTGCGCATGCATGCAGAAAAGCTTAATGTACCTTTCATAGGGGGTCGCTACGGCGCTGACCCGGCTTCCGTCGTTTATGATGCAATAGAGTATGCTAGAGCCCGGGGATACCGTGTAGTCCTAGCAGATACTGCTGGTAGAATGCATACCGATCGCGACTTAATGGAAGAGCTTAGAAAAATAACTAAAGTAGCTAAACCCGATTACAAGGTATTAGTCGTTGATGCCTTGACCGGAAATGACGCTGTTGACCAAGCCAGGTTCTTCGAGGAAGCCGTAGGCATAGATTTCGTAGTTCTAACAAAGGTTGATGCAGATGTTAAAGGAGGTACTGCACTCACCATAGCAGCAACCATTGACAAACCCATACTCTATCTTGGAGTTGGGCAGAGATACGAGGACCTAGAGCCCTTTGATCCCGAAAGATACGTTAAGAAACTTCTTGAAGGAATTTCCTAG